DNA from Microbacterium foliorum:
TGCGTCTGGTCGCGCCGGGCGGCTACTCTCCGGTGGACATGGATCCGCGTCGCGTGCGCCGGGTGCTGCGCAATCTGATCGGCAACGCGATCGAGCACGGCGAGGGGCGCCCGGTCGTGGTGACCGTCGACAGCAACCAGCATGCGGTCGCCGCGGGTGTGCGCGACTTCGGGCTCGGCATGGACCCGGCGGATGCCGAGCGGGTGTTCGACCGTTTCTGGCGGGCGGATCCGTCGCGGCAGCGCACGATCGGCGGCACGGGTCTCGGGCTCTCCATCGCGCTCGGCGACGCGACTCTGCACGGCGGGAGCCTCGCGGTGTGGTCCGAGCTCGGTGTCGGCACGAACTTCGTGCTGACGCTGCCGCGCCGCGGCGACGCCTCCGAGGGGCCGTCGCCGATCCCCACGGAGCCGCAGGATTCGCTGTCCGAGATCGGCGATGCGACCCAGCCGATCCACCTCGCCGACATCCCTGCCGAGCTCTTCGACCGAGGGAGCATCGAATGATTCGACGGACCCCACGGATCCTGCGCGGACTCGCCGTCGCCACGGTCGCGCTCATGCTCACCGCGTGCACGGGGCTGCCGACCTCCGGCGACGCCCAGCCGGGCCTCGCTCTGGGGGCGTCTCCCGAAGACCCGGACTTCCTCCCGCTGGCTTCGGGTCCCGCAGATGGTGCCGCGCCGGCCTCGATCGTCGAAGGCTTCATGGAGGCGGCGATCACCCCGGCGGACAACTGGGACACCGCCCGCAAGTTCCTCACCCCCGACCTCGCGTCGACCTGGCGCCCGAACACCGGCGTCTCGATCGACGTGAGCGCGTCGACGCGCGTGTTCACGTCGAGCGTCGATGAGACCGACGAGCCCTCCGCGGGCGACACCGCCGATGTGCGTGTCACGTTCGATCAGCTGGCCAGCGTCGATGCGACCGGTGCCTACTCGGAGTCGTTCGGCGCCTCGAACTCAGCCTTCGTCGTGGTGTTCGACGAGGGACAGTGGCGCATCTCGGAGGCCCCCGATGGCGTGGTGATCGATCAGTCCAGGTTCTCGCGCGTCTACGACGACTTCGCTCTGCAGTACTACGACCAGACGTGGGAGCGTCTGGTGCCGGACGTGCGGTGGTTCCCCCGTCGTGCCACGGTGGCCACGACGATCGCGCAGTCGCTGATCGGCGGCGCCCCCAGCCCCTGGCTCGACCCGGCAGTGCAGAGCGCGTTCCCCCAGGGGGTGCAGCTCGCGCGCGACGCCGTGCCGATCGACTCCGACCAGGTCGCAGACGTGGCGCTGAACCGAGATGCCCTGAGCCTGGATCCGAAGACGCTCGCCCGGATGCGCACGCAGCTGCAGACGACTTTCGCCGCGGCCGGCCTGCAGATCAGTCAGGTGCGTTTCACCGTCGACGGACGCGCTCTCGAAGCGGGGGTCGTCAAGCTCGTGGAGGACCCCGCCGAAGCCGGCAGCATCGTGCTGCGGGACGGCGAGTTCGGAACGCTCGTGGGCAGTGAGATCACCCCGATCGCCGGGGTCACGGAGGAGATACTCGCCGCCACGCAGCCGATCTCGGCGATCGACGTGGCGCTCGACAACTCGCGTGCGGCCGTCCAGCTCGCGGATGGCCACGTCTATCTCGCGGGCGAGGGCCAGTTCGACGAATTGGACAAGCGCGCGAACCTCGTGCGTCCGTCGATGGACCCCTACGGCTACACCTGGTCTGTGCCCTCGAACGCGCCGTCCGCGCTGCAGGCGATCGGCAGCGAGGTGGCCCCGAACGCGATCTCCGGTGCGTGGCCGGACGCATCTGCGGTGTCCGCCATACGCGTCTCGGTCGACGGCGCCCGGATCGCCGCAGTCGTGGTGGTCGGCGGCGAGCGATGGATCGTCGTGTCGTCGGTGATCCGCGACGAGACGGGTGTGCCGACCGAGTTGGGACCGATCGAGCCGCTCGCGCAGCTGTCGGGTGCGGCGACCGCTCTCGTGTGGCTCGGCCCGGACCGTCTGGGGGTGCTGGCCGACCTCGAGGACCGGACGGTGATCACGCAGATCGTCGGCGGCACCGGGACGTCGGAGGTGGCGCCTACAGAAGCCGTGTCGCTCGCCGGTGCCCGCACCGCGTCGGGGCTGCGGGTCCTCGGTGCCGGCGGGGCCGTCTTCGCGCGCACGGGCTCTGCGTGGAGCGAGTCGATCAGCGGGGTCGCCCTGCTCGCCACCCGCGCGGGGCACTGACCACGGGGCGCACCGCTCCTGCACTTGACGGTGCTCCGCGCGCACTTCCGTCAGTATCCGTGCACGGGATTGCTCGTCACCCCCTCATGCTCGGATCCGCGACAGGATCGACGGATGCCGTCATCCGCCTCCGTCTTCGCCGTCCGTGCCATCGGCGCCGATGTCCTCGCCCTGCTGCTCGCGGCCACGTGCGCCGGGTGCGACGCCCCCGAGACGCTGCTGTGCGCGTCGTGCCGGCTCCGCATCCGCGCGCATCCGGTCGCGACGAGCACGACCGCCGGGCTCCTCGTCCGTGCGGCGATGCCGTTCGAGTCGGTGCCTGCGCGGTGCGTGCGGCGGCTCAAGGACGAGGGCGAGACCAGGCTCGCGCATCCGTTGGGGACCGCACTGGGCGAAGTGCTGCGGAGCGCGCTCGAGGGGCGCCCCGCAGGTGAGGTCGCGATCGTGCCGGTCCCGACCTCGCGCGCCGGCTTCCGCCGCCGCGGCTACCGGATCCCCGAGCTGCTGATCCGCCGTGCGGGGTATGCGCCGCGTCGCCTTCTGCGGGTCCGCCGCACGACGGCGGATCAACGAGGTCTCGACGTCGGGAGTCGCGCCCGCAATGTGCGGGGGAGCATGCGAGCGCGCAGCAGCGGAGGGCTCGCCGTGGTGCTCGTCGACGACGTCATGACCACGGGTGCCACCCTCGACGAGGCGGCGCGGGCGCTTCGGGTCGCCGGGGTGGACGTCCTGTGCGCAGTGGTGCTGGCCGCCACACCACGACTCAGTGAACGGAATGCGTATGCATCGGAGACACGCAGCAAATGACCCGTGACATCCGTCGTCGTGCCCACTAGCGTGGGGGGACACAAGGCGACCACGGTCCGCCCTTGGCCGGGAGGACCGGGACAAGGAGGCAGCAATGGAAACGAGCATCGTTGGCGTCGGGGTGGGAATCACCGACCGCTTCAGAACCGTTGTCGAAGAGAAGATCGCCAAGATCCAGACGTTCGCGTCACGCGCGCAGCGACTGGACGTGAAGGTCACCCACCGGGTGTATCGCAACGGCCGCGTACCCGATGAGACCGTCGAGCTCACGCTCGTGAGCAAGGGGCCGGTCGTGCGCGCCGAGGCCACCGACGGCGACAAGTTCGTCGCCCTCGATCTGGCCGTGGACAAGATGGCGGAGCAGCTCCGCCGCGCCAAGGAGAAGCGGGTCGACGGACGTCAGCACCCGCGTGGCGCTCATTTCGAGAAGGAGAGCGGCGCCCTCGAGGGCATCGACGTCCAGCCCGCATCCGTCGAGGTTCTTCGCGCCGTCGCGACGGGCAACGTGCCGATCCAGAACGAGGAGGATGAGGTCTACTCGCCCGTCGTGATCCGCACGAAGAGCTTCGATGCGGAGTGGATGACCGTCGAGGAGGCGGTCGATCGCATGGAGCTCGTCGGTCACGACTTCTTCCTGTTCGTCGACGTACGGTCCGACCACCCGAGCGTGGTCTACCGGCGCAAGGGCTGGGACTACGGCGTCATCGCACTCGAGACCCAGGCTCCGCCCACCGAGGCACTCGCCTCCTGAGAGCGACAGGAGAACGGCCCGACCCCTTCGAGGGGTCGGGCCGTTCGTCCGTTCACGGGGTGCTCAGTCGAAGATGCCGTCGAGGATGCTGCCGATCACGAGGCCACCGAGGATGCCGGATGCGATATCGCCGCCGCCGCCGCGTCGGCCGCCGCCGCTCCAGCCGCCGCCTCCCCAGCCGTCGCCTCCGCCGCCCCAGCCCTGGTCCTGCGGACGCGACGAGTCGATGTCCCGCTGCGCGAGCTGCAGAGCCTCGGAGGCGAGATGAGCGACCCGGCGCGCACCGGCGAGCGCCTGATCGCGCGTCTCCTCCGCCGGGAGCAGGTCGGAGAGGTCGACGCGCAGGCGCTCGGCCTCGGCGAGTCGGGTGCGGGCGTCCGCCCCGATCCAGCCGCGGTGCCCGGCGATGAGTCCGCGCGCGACGCCCAGCTGGCGGTCCGCGTCGTCGATGGCGTGCTGCACCTGCTGCAGGCTGGGCAGCGGATGCGCCTCGCGGTGTCTCGCGGTGGCGATCGCGTCGTCGAGGGCGGTGTTCGCCGCGCGGAGTTGCGAGAGCTCGGCGAAGGGATCGCCGGGAGTGCCTGCGGGGGTGAGGGCGCTCAGGGCATCCTGCAGCGCGGTCACCGCGGCGGCGACGGCCGGCACCTGCGGAGCGGTACGTGCGGCGATGAGGTCGCTGCGAGAATCGGCGACGACCTCGGCGAGCGTCGACTCGGCGCGCAGCGCCTCGATCTCGAAGTCCTCCACCGCGTCGAGCAGAGCCGAGGCGCGTCGGGTGGCCTCCGTCGCGGTCTCGAGAGCGAGGTTTGCCTCCTCGTTCTGCTTCGCCGCCCTGCGGCGTTCTGAGACCGATGCTCCGTGGGTCGCGAACGCGATGAGCTGCTCGGCTTCGGCCGCGCTGGCCGTGATCTGGTGCATCGCCGAGTCGGCGTATCGCGACGACAGGCGTGCGACGGTCTCGTTCGTCTGCGGGATCCGGGTGCTCAGCTCGGCGGCATCCGCGCGCACCTTCGCGATGACCTCGGGAGCGCGGCGCACCTTCGCGATCGATTCGGCCAGAGCCGACGTCTTCTCGTCGAGCAGATCCTGCGCCCAGTCGCACAGCTGCACGATCCTCGCATTGCGGGTGCGGAGCTCTTCCGGGGTGTCCGGGATCTCGTCGTGATTGAGCTGGTGGAGTTGGAACGCCTCGCGCAGGTGCGTGCGCACGGCGCTCAGAGCCTTCTTGAGGTCGCCAGTGAGCTGGCCCCCGAGCTCGGCCTCGGCGAAGGAGAGCTCATCCGAGGTGCTGCGGATCCGCTCGTCGGCCGCGACCAGCGCCTGTTCTGCACGGCGTGCCAGGTCGGCATCCTGTGCGGCCAGCTCTTCCTGTTCGCGCTTGCGTCTGCCCCATATTCCAGCCATAGGACCGATCCTAGTTTCCCGAAGGTCGACCCTGGCTGTGCATCCGCTCGGGGCGAACGCGCGTCAGACCAGTGCGGCGGCGCGGGCCCTCGCCGGGCGGCCGCGTCGAGGGCGGTCCGCCGTCAGCTCGATCGCCAGCGTGTGGCGCGGATGCGTGGCGAGCTGCGCCTCGATGTGATCGAGCCAGCGCAGCTCGGCGTCGGCGGTGAAGATCATCGAGTCGACCACGAGAGACCAGGCCAGCCCTTCGGGGGTGTGGTCTTCGCGGGACTCGCGCACCGTGAGGAGAGTCGCATGATGCTGTGCGGCGGCGGCCCGTTGGATCGCGATCATCTCTGCGGCGTCGGCGCCGGGAAGCGTCGCCGCCACGGCGAGCTTGATCGCGAGCTCGTCGCGCGTGGTCCGTCCGCGCTCCACCGGAGAGGCCAACCAGCGAGCGACGTCCTCAGCCCCCGCGTCGGTGATCTCCCAGTACACGTGGCCCTGGGCATCCGCTGCTCCTCGGGCCACGAGGCCGTCGCGCTCGAGCCGTTCGAGCGTGTTGTAGATCTGCCCGACATTGAGCGGCCAGACGGAGCCGGTGCGGCGATCGAACTCGTGCCGCAGCTGGTATCCGTAGCAGGGGCCCTGCGCGAGGATCGCGAGCAGACTCTGTCTCACCGACATGTGGACCTCCGTGGTGTCGTGCACAAATATACATACCGGGAAATCCGACGTGCCCGCGCCATGCAGACGACGCGCAGGTCACGGACCGGTAACATGGCAAGGTATGTCCGGTCGGCGCTCGACACGCGGCGCCGCCGGAACCATCCGACAGGGAGATGACATCTGTGGCCAATCCTCTTGAGAAGCTGCTGCGCGCGGGAGAAGGGCGGGTCATCCGCCGTCTGAACCAGGTGGTCAAGGCCGTGAACGCGCTGGAAGAGGACATCTCCAAGCTCACGGATGACGAGCTGCGCAACGAGACCGCAGAACTGCGGGAACGATTCGCCAAGGGCGAGACGCTCGACCAGCTGATGCCGGAGGCCTTCGCCGCCGTGCGCGAGGCGGCGAAGCGCACCCTGGGCATGCGCGCGTACGACGTGCAGATCATGGGCGGCGCGGCTCTCCATCTCGGCAACATCGCCGAGATGAAGACCGGTGAGGGCAAGACGCTCGTCGCCACGTTCCCCGCCTATCTCAACGCGATCGCGGGCGAGGGCGTTCACGTCATCACGGTCAACGACTTCCTCGCGAGCTACCAGGCCGAGCTCATGGGCCGCGTGTACCGCGCGCTCGGCATGACGACCGGCATCATCGTCTCCGGTCAGACCCCGGCGGTCCGCCGCGAGCAGTACGCGTGTGACATCACCTACGGCACGAACAACGAGTTCGGATTCGACTACCTGCGCGACAACATGGCGTGGCGCAAGGACGACCTCGTGCAGCGCGAGCACTACTTCGCCATCGTCGACGAGGTCGACTCGATCCTCATCGACGAGGCGCGCACCCCGCTGATCATCTCGGGTCCCTCATCGGGCGAGGCCAACCGCTGGTTCGCCGAGTTCGCCAAGATCGCACGCACGCTCGAGGCGGGCGTCGATTACGAGGTCGACGAGAAGAAGCGCACGGTTGGCGTGCTCGAACCCGGCATCGAGAAGGTCGAGGACTATCTCGGCATCGACAACCTCTACGAATCCGCGAACACCCCGCTGATCTCGTTCCTCAACAACTCGATCAAGGCGCTCGCGCTGTTCAAGAAGGACACCGACTACGTCGTCATGAACGACGAGGTCATGATCGTCGATGAGCACACCGGCCGCATCCTGGTCGGTCGTCGTTACAACGAGGGCATCCATCAGGCGATCGAGGCCAAGGAGGCGGTTCCGGTCAAGGCCGAGAACCAGACCCTCGCGACGGTGACCCTGCAGAACTACTTCCGTCTTTACGACAAGCTCGCCGGCATGACCGGTACCGCCGAGACCGAGGCGGCGGAGTTCATGTCCACGTACAAGCTCGGCGTCATCCCGATCCCGACCAACCGGCCGATGGTCCGCAAGGATCAGTCCGACCTCGTCTACAAGAACGAGGCGGCGAAGTTCGCCCAGGTCGTGGAGGACATCGCCGAGCGTCATGCCAAGGGCCAGCCGGTGCTGGTGGGAACGGTGAGCGTCGAGAAGAGCGAGTACCTCTCCCGGCTCCTCGCGAAGAAGGGGGTCAAGCACGAGGTCCTGAACGCCAAGAACCATGCGCGCGAGGCGGAGATCGTCGCCCGCGCCGGTCGGCTGGGTGCCGTGACCGTCGCGACCAACATGGCCGGTCGTGGAACCGACATCATGCTCGGCGGAAACGCCGAGTTCCTCGCGGTGCAGGACCTGAAGGGTCGTGGTCTCGACCCCGTCGAGACGCCCGAGGAGTACGAGGTCGCCTGGGACGAGGCCTACGAGGAGAAGAAGGCCGTCGTCGCCGAGGAGGCCGAGAAGGTCATCGAGGCCGGCGGACTGTACGTGCTCGGCACCGAGCGCCATGAATCCCGACGGATCGACAACCAGCTCCGTGGTCGCTCCGGTCGTCAGGGCGACCCCGGCGAGAGCCGCTTCTACCTCAGCCTCACCGACGATCTGATGCGCCTCTTCCAGTCGGGTGCCGCCGAGGCGATCCTG
Protein-coding regions in this window:
- the hpf gene encoding ribosome hibernation-promoting factor, HPF/YfiA family, which translates into the protein METSIVGVGVGITDRFRTVVEEKIAKIQTFASRAQRLDVKVTHRVYRNGRVPDETVELTLVSKGPVVRAEATDGDKFVALDLAVDKMAEQLRRAKEKRVDGRQHPRGAHFEKESGALEGIDVQPASVEVLRAVATGNVPIQNEEDEVYSPVVIRTKSFDAEWMTVEEAVDRMELVGHDFFLFVDVRSDHPSVVYRRKGWDYGVIALETQAPPTEALAS
- the secA gene encoding preprotein translocase subunit SecA; the protein is MANPLEKLLRAGEGRVIRRLNQVVKAVNALEEDISKLTDDELRNETAELRERFAKGETLDQLMPEAFAAVREAAKRTLGMRAYDVQIMGGAALHLGNIAEMKTGEGKTLVATFPAYLNAIAGEGVHVITVNDFLASYQAELMGRVYRALGMTTGIIVSGQTPAVRREQYACDITYGTNNEFGFDYLRDNMAWRKDDLVQREHYFAIVDEVDSILIDEARTPLIISGPSSGEANRWFAEFAKIARTLEAGVDYEVDEKKRTVGVLEPGIEKVEDYLGIDNLYESANTPLISFLNNSIKALALFKKDTDYVVMNDEVMIVDEHTGRILVGRRYNEGIHQAIEAKEAVPVKAENQTLATVTLQNYFRLYDKLAGMTGTAETEAAEFMSTYKLGVIPIPTNRPMVRKDQSDLVYKNEAAKFAQVVEDIAERHAKGQPVLVGTVSVEKSEYLSRLLAKKGVKHEVLNAKNHAREAEIVARAGRLGAVTVATNMAGRGTDIMLGGNAEFLAVQDLKGRGLDPVETPEEYEVAWDEAYEEKKAVVAEEAEKVIEAGGLYVLGTERHESRRIDNQLRGRSGRQGDPGESRFYLSLTDDLMRLFQSGAAEAILARTNFPDDVPIESGLVSRAIRSAQSQVESRNAEMRKNVLKYDDVLNRQREAIYADRRHILQGDDIADRVQHFIEDAISGVVRDHTGEGHNESWDFDALWTELKTLYPVSVTIDEVVSEAADRKGGITADGLTRELLSDAKIAYETREESLGEAATRELERRVVLQVLDRRWRDHLYEMDYLKDGIGLRAMAQRDPLIEYQREGYAMFQSMMGQIKEESVGYLYNLEVEVRRAADSQTAEVEAKGLSEGGGEQRLEYSAANDAGEVEVRDDRGRVQQAATDKMRQAAAARQAPADQPEAAPAERGAFGQRTDAAAPAAGNREQRRAQGKKKK
- a CDS encoding LpqB family beta-propeller domain-containing protein, with amino-acid sequence MIRRTPRILRGLAVATVALMLTACTGLPTSGDAQPGLALGASPEDPDFLPLASGPADGAAPASIVEGFMEAAITPADNWDTARKFLTPDLASTWRPNTGVSIDVSASTRVFTSSVDETDEPSAGDTADVRVTFDQLASVDATGAYSESFGASNSAFVVVFDEGQWRISEAPDGVVIDQSRFSRVYDDFALQYYDQTWERLVPDVRWFPRRATVATTIAQSLIGGAPSPWLDPAVQSAFPQGVQLARDAVPIDSDQVADVALNRDALSLDPKTLARMRTQLQTTFAAAGLQISQVRFTVDGRALEAGVVKLVEDPAEAGSIVLRDGEFGTLVGSEITPIAGVTEEILAATQPISAIDVALDNSRAAVQLADGHVYLAGEGQFDELDKRANLVRPSMDPYGYTWSVPSNAPSALQAIGSEVAPNAISGAWPDASAVSAIRVSVDGARIAAVVVVGGERWIVVSSVIRDETGVPTELGPIEPLAQLSGAATALVWLGPDRLGVLADLEDRTVITQIVGGTGTSEVAPTEAVSLAGARTASGLRVLGAGGAVFARTGSAWSESISGVALLATRAGH
- a CDS encoding ComF family protein encodes the protein MPSSASVFAVRAIGADVLALLLAATCAGCDAPETLLCASCRLRIRAHPVATSTTAGLLVRAAMPFESVPARCVRRLKDEGETRLAHPLGTALGEVLRSALEGRPAGEVAIVPVPTSRAGFRRRGYRIPELLIRRAGYAPRRLLRVRRTTADQRGLDVGSRARNVRGSMRARSSGGLAVVLVDDVMTTGATLDEAARALRVAGVDVLCAVVLAATPRLSERNAYASETRSK
- a CDS encoding helix-turn-helix transcriptional regulator, coding for MSVRQSLLAILAQGPCYGYQLRHEFDRRTGSVWPLNVGQIYNTLERLERDGLVARGAADAQGHVYWEITDAGAEDVARWLASPVERGRTTRDELAIKLAVAATLPGADAAEMIAIQRAAAAQHHATLLTVRESREDHTPEGLAWSLVVDSMIFTADAELRWLDHIEAQLATHPRHTLAIELTADRPRRGRPARARAAALV